A single genomic interval of Thermodesulfobium sp. 4217-1 harbors:
- a CDS encoding response regulator transcription factor — protein MSKSLSQNLKTMILVDDHAILRAGLKALIQEHQEKFNVIDEASSGKEAVEKIKRLQPDIAVLDISLPDSSGLDLIDSIKSSSPNTKILILSMFEDETMIVKALKMGANGFVPKRLAYDELIEALETISNTEDTYIPSCLAKTVLRGMLNNEKKVKLSTRESQVLRYTALGYGNKEMANKLNLSVKTIETYKLRISEKINAQKKSDLVKYAIKEGLLKEEETIDTLNHDDTSQ, from the coding sequence TTGTCAAAATCTCTTTCCCAAAACCTAAAAACAATGATATTAGTTGACGATCATGCCATATTGAGAGCAGGTTTAAAGGCATTGATCCAAGAACATCAAGAAAAATTTAACGTAATTGACGAAGCTTCAAGCGGAAAAGAAGCTGTTGAAAAAATAAAGAGACTGCAGCCAGACATAGCTGTATTAGACATTTCTTTGCCAGACTCAAGCGGGTTAGACTTAATAGATTCAATCAAATCCAGCTCTCCAAATACAAAAATTCTTATATTAAGCATGTTTGAAGATGAAACTATGATAGTTAAGGCATTGAAAATGGGGGCAAATGGATTTGTGCCAAAAAGATTGGCTTACGATGAGCTGATTGAAGCTCTTGAAACAATTTCAAACACAGAGGATACTTATATTCCATCATGTCTTGCAAAAACAGTCTTGAGAGGAATGTTAAACAATGAGAAAAAGGTAAAACTCAGTACAAGAGAAAGCCAGGTCCTAAGATATACAGCCTTAGGATATGGAAACAAAGAAATGGCAAACAAACTTAATCTATCAGTAAAAACAATAGAAACCTACAAGCTCAGGATTTCAGAAAAAATAAATGCTCAAAAAAAGTCTGATCTTGTAAAATACGCGATAAAAGAGGGCCT